A single region of the Populus nigra chromosome 2, ddPopNigr1.1, whole genome shotgun sequence genome encodes:
- the LOC133681422 gene encoding F-box/kelch-repeat protein SKIP4 produces the protein MEENQMSLICGLPDDIALSCLARVPRKYHAVLKCVSKRWREFVCSDELYDYRRMHSLSETWIYALCCDKYGKIWFYVADPNESQRRWKCVPGLPARALNKMGMGFEVLGKKVYLLGGGGWLEATNEAFCYDVSRNSWTQVASLSTARYDSACQVYDGKIYAIGGLASTSNDPYSWDIFDPRTNSWEFHSNDCAVPEVEDCVVLDGKIYIRCQASASTMSSPFYAVVYEPSSGMWQRADADMVSGWQGPAVVVDGTLYVLDQSSGTKLMMWQKDKREWVAVKRLSTLLTKPPCQLAAIGKKLFIVGRGLSTVVLDTSQTGSVEGAMVGTSIPGLITADKVLNCKCQTL, from the exons ATGGAAGAGAATCAAATGTCGCTGATATGTGGGCTTCCAGATGACATAGCTCTTTCTTGCTTGGCGAGAGTGCCCCGGAAGTACCATGCGGTATTAAAGTGTGTTTCCAAGAGATGGAGAGAATTCGTGTGCAGTGATGAGCTCTATGATTATCGTAGAATGCATAGTTTAAGTGAGACTTGGATATATGCTTTATGTTGTGACAAGTATGGGAAGATATGGTTTTATGTAGCGGACCCTAATGAATCACAGAGGCGTTGGAAGTGTGTTCCAGGTCTTCCAGCTCGTGCTTTGAATAAAATGGGTATGGGATTTGAAGTTCTAGGAAAAAAGGTTTACTTGTTGGGTGGTGGTGGTTGGTTGGAAGCTACTAATGAAGCCTTCTGCTATGATGTTTCAAGGAATTCATGGACTCAAGTTGCTTCCTTGTCGACTGCTAG GTACGATTCTGCTTGTCAAGTTTATGATGGGAAAATATATGCCATTGGTGGGTTAGCATCAACAAGCAATGATCCATATTCTTGGGACATTTTTGATCCCCGTACAAATAGCTGGGAATTTCATTCCAATGACTGCGCTGTTCCTGAAGTTGAAGATTGCGTAGTCTTGGATGGGAAGATTTATATCCGCTGTCAAGCTTCTGCTTCTACCATGTCTTCTCCTTTCTATGCAGTCGTTTACGAACCTTCAAGTGGCATGTGGCAGCGTGCAGATGCTGATATGGTGTCAGGCTGGCAAGGTCCAGCGGTTGTTGTGGATGGCACACTTTATGTGTTGGATCAGAGTTCAGGGACCAAGCTGATGATGTGGCAGAAGGATAAAAGGGAATGGGTGGCAGTCAAGAGGCTGTCAACACTGCTTACAAAACCACCTTGCCAACTGGCAGCGATTGGGAAGAAGTTATTTATCGTAGGAAGGGGACTCAGCACGGTTGTGTTGGATACCAGCCAAACTGGAAGTGTGGAGGGAGCTATGGTTGGTACATCCATACCTGGACTAATCACTGCTGATAAAGTGCTCAATTGTAAATGTCAAACACTTTGA
- the LOC133681423 gene encoding uncharacterized protein LOC133681423: protein MSSNNPTKIIRSPEKQESRFEEEEEEVEKLEKLEAEVKQMAKKILEYRTTLPDQLKTTVASLLSSQRPVLPHFDSGSDPGPSGELNPDSGGQDTSSRAALLTEEDRKTAEKTHLLKEKISSNVSAMPVVLKRMEDCISKIDKLYSYNGSIHPAFKKKRTS, encoded by the exons ATGTCGTCTAACAATCCGACCAAAATCATTCGGAGCCCTGAAAAACAGGAATCCAGATtcgaagaagaagaggaggaggtggAGAAATTGGAAAAGCTGGAGGCAGAAGTGAAGCAAATGGCAAAGAAGATTCTGGAATACAGAACCACTTTACCGGATCAACTCAAAACTACTGTCGCTTCGCTTCTTTCCTCGCAACGACCCGTTTTACCGCATTTCGATTCAGGGTCGGATCCTGGACCCTCCGGTGAACTTAACCCAG ATTCAGGAGGACAGGACACATCCAGTAGAGCAGCATTACTAACAGAAGAGGACCGAAAGACTGCCGAGAAAACACATTTGTTGAAAGAGAAAATTTCCAGCAATGTCTCTGCTATGCCTGTAGTTCTAAAGAGGATGGAAGATTGTATTTCTAAGATTGACAAACTATATTCCTACAATGGAAGCATACATCCGGCGTTTAAAAAGAAGCGGACTAGCTGA
- the LOC133681489 gene encoding voltage-dependent chloride channel 1, chloroplastic-like, whose product MSQPSNPLKPPLTNISLSSRFTPKTPLKLPLTTFPSKPLKASTPAFKTLSFNSQTPPKKPSKAITIISLLRAIPDWADRVKERGMQKKRSLYNHEKWVEHRSSFRHVRHLLSSLSSRVVLSLVPPVIAFTSVAVVVASYNSAVEMHFLPGFFPVLRTSSLPYQLTAPALALLLVFRTEASYSRFEDGKTAWTKVISGTNDFARQVISGVDGSSNSALKSELLRYIMAFPIALKCHVTCGSNIGQDLQNLLEAGDLAIVLKSRHRPRCIIEFISQCLQLLNLDESMRNLLESKISCFHEGIGVCEQLMGIPIPLSYTRLTSRFLVLWHLTLPIILWDDCHWIVVPSTFISAASLFCIEEVGVLIEEPFPMLALDELCNVVQSNIWEAIATEKEIQARLVAKRKSHSCEHSTNGWPTPKQME is encoded by the exons ATGTCACAACCCTCAAACCCTCTCAAACCTCCACTCACCAACATCTCACTTTCTTCCAGATTTACCCCCAAAACTCCCCTCAAACTACCCCTAACTACCTTCCCCTCCAAACCCCTAAAGGCCAGCACTCCTGCCTTCAAGACCCTTTCCTTTAACTCCCAAACCCCACCAAAAAAACCCTCTAAAGCTATAACCATAATCTCTCTTCTACGAGCTATCCCTGACTGGGCTGATAGAGTAAAAGAGAGAGGAATGCAAAAAAAGAGATCTTTGTACAACCATGAAAAATGGGTTGAACATCGAAGTTCTTTTCGCCACGTAAGGCATTTACTTTCAAGTTTATCTTCGCGGGTGGTTTTGTCATTGGTCCCTCCAGTTATTGCCTTTACTTCGGTTGCTGTGGTTGTAGCAAGTTATAATTCTGCTGTGGAAATGCATTTCTTGCCAGGTTTTTTCCCTGTTTTAAGAACCTCTTCACTGCCTTATCAGTTGACAGCTCCTGCATTAGCACTGTTGTTGGTGTTTAGGACTGAAGCATCTTATTCGAGGTTTGAAGATGGGAAGACGGCCTGGACTAAGGTGATTTCTGGGACTAATGATTTTGCTAGGCAGGTTATTTCTGGGGTTGATGGTTCCAGTAATTCTGCCCTTAAAAGTGAGCTCTTGCGGTATATTATGGCATTCCCCATAGCACTTAAG TGCCATGTTACTTGCGGTTCAAATATTGGCCAAGACCTCCAAAATCTGCTAGAAGCAGGTGATCTAGCAATAGTTCTCAAATCTCGGCATCGGCCTCGCTGCATTATTGAGTTCATTTCTCAATGCCTTCAATTGCTGAACTTAGATGAATCAATGAGAAATTTACTG GAGTCCAAAATTTCTTGTTTCCATGAAGGAATTGGTGTATGTGAACAACTCATGGGCATCCCCATTCCACTCTCATACACTCGCCTAACATCAAGATTTCTGGTCCTCTGGCATTTGACTCTTCCTATTATACTTTGGGATGATTGCCACTGGATTGTAGTCCCTTCCACTTTTATCAGTGCTGCTTCCTTGTTCTGCATAGAAGAA GTTGGTGTTCTTATTGAGGAGCCATTTCCAATGTTAGCCCTTGATGAGCTATGCAATGTAGTTCAGAGCAACATTTGGGAAGCAATTGCAACTGAAAAGGAGATTCAAGCTCGCCTTGTTGCAAAAAGAAAGAGCCATTCCTGTGAGCACTCAACAAACGGTTGGCCAACTCCTAAGCAGATGGAATAG
- the LOC133682151 gene encoding uncharacterized protein LOC133682151, with product MIYKAMNPRTDKIVRRTTMVATAVASYFLLTADYGPQPNAVEPIKRAILSAQSSVKEFIFGSGKEP from the exons ATGATATACAAGGCGATGAATCCTCGAACAGACAAGATAGTGAGGAGGACAACAATGGTAGCCACTGCTGTTGCTTCTTATTTCCTCTTAACTGCTGACTATGGTCCTCAACCCAATGCTGTTGAACCC ATCAAAAGGGCCATATTATCAGCACAAAGTTCTGTGAAAGAGTTCATCTTTGGATCAGGGAAAGAGCCCTGA
- the LOC133681347 gene encoding kiwellin-1-like: MKNQVCSTALLFCFLFLVTFCLTIQAQTCKPSGSIEGRKPPPNQCNQENDSDCCADGKFYPIFKCSPRVTSSTKATLTLNSFQKGGDGGAPSECDNQYHSDDTPVVALSTGWYNNGNRCLNSINIHGNGKSVKAMVVDECDSTMGCDSDHDYQPPCANNIVDASKAVWKALGVPESDWGEMDIYWSDA; encoded by the coding sequence ATGAAGAATCAAGTTTGCTCAACTGCTCTCCTTttctgctttctttttcttgttacaTTTTGTTTAACCATTCAGGCTCAGACTTGCAAGCCCAGTGGGAGCATAGAAGGGAGAAAGCCTCCTCCAAACCAATGCAATCAAGAGAATGACTCTGATTGTTGTGCAGATGGCAAGTTTTACCCCATTTTCAAGTGTTCACCGCGAGTGACCAGCAGCACAAAAGCAACCTTGACATTGAACAGCTTTCAGAAGGGTGGAGATGGTGGTGCGCCATCAGAATGCGACAACCAATACCACTCGGATGACACGCCTGTGGTGGCGCTTTCAACTGGATGGTATAACAACGGGAATAGATGCTTAAACTCCATAAATATCCATGGGAATGGAAAGAGTGTCAAGGCCATGGTAGTAGATGAGTGTGACTCTACAATGGGATGTGATTCTGACCACGATTACCAGCCTCCTTGTGCTAACAACATCGTTGATGCCTCGAAAGCAGTTTGGAAAGCATTAGGAGTGCCTGAAAGCGACTGGGGAGAAATGGATATTTACTGGTCTGATGCTTGA
- the LOC133681894 gene encoding pistil-specific extensin-like protein, translating to MEEPQPVHDHDKDPPIPQNPPVQNTDPNPDPDPPITAPSDPPVEPAPAPAPAPAPPPPPPPAAPAPPPPPAAPAPAPAPPPPPAAPAPAPQPPPPSVPPESKKRPLDNCGPIQECSYFKMRAVVKDIRPRVLEMLGTVDFRSCKGAEELQEKLKLLMELYKQMTAEKATITKWKITPNSSESGVGLKPQEQLQETADQSQPGQVFAKPSEKQQAEHSENQGTHIVGGSAFGWNFITFPGSKPIYYGRTKELFRAARVTL from the exons ATGGAAGAACCACAACCAGTCCATGACCATGACAAGGACCCACCAATCCCCCAAAACCCACCCGTTCAAAACACAGATCCGAACCCAGACCCAGACCCACCTATCACTGCCCCATCTGACCCTCCAGTCGAACCAGCACCTGCACctgcaccagcaccagcaccgccaccgccaccgcctCCAGCAGCACCAGCACCGCCACCGCCTCCAGCAGCAC cagcaccagcaccagcaccgcCACCGCCTCCAGCAGCACCAGCGCCAGCACCACAACCACCACCTCCTTCTGTCCCTCCTGAAAGCAAGAAGAGACCACTTGACAATTGTGGTCCAATTCAAGAATGCAGCTACTTCAAGATGCGTGCTGTTGTCAAAGATATCAGACCCCGTGTTCTTGAG ATGCTTGGAACAGTGGACTTCCGGAGTTGCAAGGGAGCTGAGGAACTTCAAGAAA AGCTGAAGCTGCTTATGGAATTATACAAGCAGATGACAGCAGAAAAGGCCACTATAACCAAGTGGAAAATTACACCAAATTCCAGTGAAAGTGGGGTGGGACTAAAGCCCCAGGAGCAGCTCCAAGAGACAGCAGATCAGTCCCAGCCAGGCCAGGTTTTTGCAAAACCATCTGAAAAGCAGCAAGCTGAACACAGTGAGAATCAAGGGACGCATATTGTTGGAGGATCAGCTTTTGGCTGGAACTTTATCACCTTTCCTGGCAGTAAGCCAATCTACTATGGAAGAACAAAGGAATTATTCCGCGCTGCTCGAGTGACTTTGTAG
- the LOC133682457 gene encoding probable UDP-glucosyl transferase 73B6: MTQFKENKFSCLCMLLKYSHLCCFTTSVTTGLAVSGQQFIWVVKKNIEEDKEDWLPEGYEKRIEGRGLIIRRWTPQLLILEQETGGFVIHCGWNSTLEAIIAGVPMVTWPVSVEQFYNEKLVTGTLNIGVRVGVQKGAALVGDRVKKDAIEKVIT; encoded by the coding sequence ATGACTCagttcaaagaaaacaaattcagtTGTTTATGTATGCTTTTGAAGTATAGCCATCTTTGCTGCTTCACAACTTCTGTAACAACAGGTCTTGCAGTGTCCGGGCAGCAATTCATTTGGGTAGTGAAGAAGAATATAGAAGAAGACAAGGAAGATTGGTTGCCTGAGGGATATGAGAAAAGAATAGAAGGTAGGGGCCTAATCATAAGAAGATGGACACCGCAACTTTTGATTCTTGAACAAGAAACAGGAGGATTCGTGATTCACTGTGGATGGAATTCCACACTCGAAGCAATAATTGCTGGAGTTCCAATGGTAACATGGCCTGTTTCTGTGGAGCAGTTTTATAATGAAAAGTTGGTGACTGGGACATTAAACATTGGAGTTAGGGTTGGTGTCCAGAAGGGGGCTGCATTGGTTGGTGATCGTGTGAAGAAAGATGCCATAGAGAAGGTCATCACGTAA
- the LOC133682455 gene encoding serine/threonine-protein kinase BSK3-like: MGSQCTKLTPCCLDSQFKAAVVEVPSVGDEEKSEVNDLPTFREFTFEQLKNATSGFAVENIVSEHGEKAPNVVYKGKLENQRRIAVKRFNRMAWPDARQFLEEARSVGQLRNNRLVNLLGCCCEGDERLLVAEFMPNETLAKHLFHWETQPIKWAMRLRVVLHLAEALEYCTSKGRALYHDLNAYRILFDEDGNPKLSSFGLMKNSRDGKSYSTNLAFTPPEYLRTGRVTPESVIYSFGTLLLDHLSGKHIPPSHALDLIRDRNLQMLTDSCLEGQFSNDDGTELVRLASRCLQYELRERPSLKFLVAALTPLQKETDVPSHILMGIPHSASSSPLSPFGEACLRKDLTAIHEILDNIGYKDDQGVANELSFQMWTDEMQETLNTKKKGDASFKQKDFRVAIECYTQFIDVGTMVSPTVFARRSLSYLMSDMPHEGLSDAMQAQVISPVWHVASYLQAVALATLGMENEAHAALKEGTNIEAKKNADSGQK, encoded by the exons ATGGGGAGTCAGTGCACTAAGCTTACTCCTTGTTGCTTAGATTCACAGTTCAAGGCAGCTGTTGTTGAAGTTCCCAGTGTTG GAGATGAAGAGAAGAGTGAGGTTAATGACTTGCCTACATTCCGGGAATTCACATTTGAGCAGCTGAAAAATGCAACATCTGGTTTTGCAGTAGAAAATATCGTGTCTGAGCATGGGGAGAAGGCTCCTAACGTTGTTTACAAAGGGAAGCTGGAAAATCAGAGAAGGATTGCTGTTAAACGATTCAATAGAATGGCTTGGCCTGATGCTCGACAATTTTTG GAGGAAGCAAGATCTGTTGGCCAGCTACGGAACAATAGATTGGTAAATTTGCTTGGTTGCTGTTGTGAAGGTGATGAGAGGCTGCTTGTAGCAGAATTTATGCCCAATGAGACACTTGCTAAACACCTTTTCCATT GGGAAACGCAACCTATAAAATGGGCGATGAGATTAAGAGTTGTTCTACATCTTGCAGAAGCTCTAGAATACTGCACAAGTAAAGGGCGTGCCCTTTACCATGACCTTAATGCCTATAGAATTTTGTTTGATGAG GATGGTAATCCAAAACTATCAAGCTTTGGCCTCATGAAAAACAGCAGGGATGGAAAAAGTTATAGTACGAATCTAGCTTTTACTCCTCCAGAGTATTTGAGAACTG GGAGAGTAACTCCAGAGAGTGTAATATATAGCTTTGGCACTCTTTTGCTTGACCACCTCAGTGGAAAGCATATCCCCCCAAGCCAT GCCCTTGACTTGATACGGGATAGAAATCTTCAGATGTTGACAGATTCTTGCTTGGAAGGACAGTTTTCCAATGATGATGGGACTGAGTTAGTACGCTTGGCTTCTCGATGTTTGCAGTATGAACTCCGAGAACGACCAAGTCTGAAATTCTTAGTTGCTGCTTTGACTCCTCTTCAGAAGGAAACTGAT GTTCCTTCTCATATCTTGATGGGAATCCCGCATAGTGCTTCATCCTCACCTTTGTCACCATTCGGCGAGGCTTGCTTAAGAAAGGACCTGACAGCCATACATGAGATCTTAGACAATATTGGATATAAAGATGATCAAGGAGTGGCAAATGAG CTCTCATTCCAGATGTGGACAGACGAAATGCAGGAAAcattaaatacaaagaaaaagggTGATGCTTCTTTCAAGCAGAAGGACTTTAGAGTTGCAATTGAGTGTTACACTCAG TTCATTGATGTGGGAACTATGGTTTCCCCAACTGTTTTTGCACGGCGGAGTCTGTCCTATCTCATGAGTGACATGCCTCACGAAGGTCTAAGTGATGCAATGCAAGCCCAAGTCATTTCCCCTGTATGGCACGTGGCATCTTATCTTCAGGCTGTTGCTCTTGCTACACTTGGAATGGAAAATGAAGCACATGCAGCACTCAAGGAGGGTACAAATATTGAAGCCAAGAAGAATGCGGACTCTGGACAAAAGTGA
- the LOC133682456 gene encoding uncharacterized protein LOC133682456 produces MSKKNDLARRKRQHEFELKREKEQKEKQKKKLQAKKNKMKVDGKDKKNKKGGSGFQVGKRKVKTKLSALAKAKADQAMELDK; encoded by the exons ATGTCGAAGAAGAACGATTTGGCTCGTAGAAAGAGGCAACACGAATTCGAGCTTAAAC gagagaaagaacagaaagaaaagcaaaagaagaagcttcaagcaaagaaaaacaagatgaaa GTTGATGGTAAagacaagaaaaacaagaaaggtgGAAGTGGGTTTCAAGTAGGGAAAAGAAAGGTGAAGACCAAATTGAGCGCATTGGCGAAAGCTAAAGCTGATCAAGCAATGGAACTTGATAAATGA